One genomic window of Polyangium aurulentum includes the following:
- a CDS encoding YbbR-like domain-containing protein codes for MTAKDGIRESVRAALLDNIGLKIISLLCALGIYAFIHGAENAQRTFSVSVVSIMPPESANRQLMTQLPNEVKITLRGTRTQLDDLRSDDLGTLQLNLRSGRETNVDLKPSMFRAPAGVEIEEIYPQSIELRWDDVVEREIPVQIARTGEPAPGFTVKGGIGSEPLSVKSRGPRSIVDVMQYARAAPFDVTGLTEGVYRRPLPLDKPPKLVGYDVESVIATVEIGREVAKKEFANLRVETVGLPRATTAPTTVKVRLVGAAEDVNAVSPESLVPRVEPKASGADVTKPGSVYLDVLLDVPKVKVEIDPPKVLVKW; via the coding sequence ATGACGGCCAAGGACGGGATCCGAGAGAGCGTTCGCGCGGCCCTGCTCGACAACATCGGCCTGAAGATCATCTCGCTGCTCTGCGCGCTCGGCATCTACGCCTTCATCCACGGCGCCGAGAACGCGCAGCGGACCTTCTCGGTGAGCGTCGTCAGCATCATGCCGCCGGAGAGCGCAAACCGGCAGCTCATGACGCAGCTGCCGAACGAGGTGAAGATCACGCTGCGCGGCACGCGCACGCAGCTCGATGATCTGCGCAGCGACGACCTCGGCACGCTGCAGCTCAACCTGCGCAGCGGGCGCGAGACGAACGTCGATCTGAAGCCCTCGATGTTCCGCGCCCCCGCGGGCGTCGAGATCGAGGAGATCTATCCGCAGTCGATCGAGCTGCGCTGGGACGACGTGGTCGAGCGCGAGATCCCGGTGCAGATCGCGCGCACGGGCGAGCCTGCGCCGGGCTTCACGGTGAAGGGCGGCATCGGCTCGGAGCCTCTGTCGGTGAAATCGCGCGGGCCGCGCTCGATCGTCGATGTGATGCAGTACGCGCGCGCCGCGCCCTTCGACGTGACGGGGTTGACCGAGGGCGTCTACCGGCGCCCGCTGCCCCTCGACAAGCCGCCGAAGCTCGTGGGCTACGACGTCGAGAGCGTGATCGCGACGGTCGAGATCGGGCGCGAGGTCGCGAAGAAGGAGTTCGCGAACCTGCGCGTCGAGACCGTGGGCTTGCCGCGCGCGACGACGGCGCCGACGACGGTGAAGGTGCGCCTCGTGGGCGCGGCGGAGGACGTGAACGCCGTCTCGCCCGAGTCACTCGTGCCGCGCGTGGAGCCCAAAGCCTCGGGCGCGGACGTGACCAAGCCCGGGAGCGTCTACCTCGACGTGCTGCTCGATGTGCCGAAGGTGAAGGTCGAGATCGACCCGCCGAAGGTGCTCGTGAAGTGGTGA
- a CDS encoding DUF4139 domain-containing protein has protein sequence MKKNAHRTFVGLLGLGLFALPLAGALESNAATQPVAQTKSTAAQRKKVSITVYNQGYGLVREVRDLSLAQGTVSLEFADVASQIQPATVHIRATQDPAALQVLEQNYRYDLLGPTTLLDKYVGRKIKVYRWNEKRGTDEAFDAEVLSVQGNRPVLRINGEITFDFPGRMAFPEVPPNLIAKPTLVWLLDSKKPKQEAEITYLTQGMRWNADYVFVIDENDAKGDLTGWVTLTNNSGTSYDDAQLKLVAGDVNIAPPMDMAMPTGRVATAATASRPQFQEEGFFEYHLYTLERPTTVRDNEQKQVTLLEGRGIKIDKKLVFRGMEYFWQSHIPEPIKNQKVSVFLEVNNAQTNGLGMPLPQGVVRVYKADKSGAKQFVGEDRIDHTPRDEKIRVKMGEAFDVVGERKQTDFDALGTCGSESAWEISLRNHKDTAVEVEDWEPVSGDWEIVSESQKSRKEDAHTFVYTAKIPARGAVKISYRVRVRWC, from the coding sequence ATGAAGAAGAACGCGCACAGGACGTTCGTAGGGCTGTTGGGCCTCGGCCTTTTCGCGCTTCCGCTCGCCGGGGCGCTCGAGTCGAATGCGGCCACGCAGCCGGTGGCGCAGACGAAATCGACGGCCGCGCAGCGCAAGAAGGTGAGCATCACGGTCTACAACCAAGGCTATGGCCTCGTGCGCGAGGTGCGCGACCTGAGCCTCGCCCAGGGCACCGTGTCGCTCGAGTTCGCCGACGTGGCCTCGCAGATCCAGCCGGCGACGGTGCACATCCGCGCGACGCAGGATCCGGCGGCCTTGCAGGTGCTCGAGCAGAATTACCGCTATGACCTGCTCGGCCCGACGACGCTGCTCGACAAGTACGTGGGGCGCAAGATCAAGGTTTACCGCTGGAACGAGAAGCGCGGGACCGATGAGGCGTTCGACGCCGAGGTCTTGAGCGTGCAGGGCAACAGGCCTGTGCTGCGGATCAACGGCGAGATCACCTTCGATTTCCCCGGTCGCATGGCCTTCCCCGAGGTGCCGCCGAACCTCATCGCCAAGCCCACGCTCGTATGGCTGCTCGACAGCAAAAAGCCGAAGCAGGAGGCGGAGATCACCTACCTCACGCAGGGCATGAGGTGGAACGCCGATTACGTGTTCGTGATCGACGAGAACGACGCGAAGGGCGATCTGACGGGCTGGGTGACGCTGACGAACAACTCGGGCACGAGCTACGACGACGCGCAGCTCAAGCTCGTGGCGGGCGACGTGAACATCGCGCCGCCGATGGACATGGCAATGCCGACGGGGCGCGTCGCGACGGCGGCGACGGCGAGCCGGCCGCAGTTCCAGGAGGAGGGGTTCTTCGAGTACCACCTCTACACGCTCGAGCGGCCGACCACCGTGCGCGACAACGAGCAAAAGCAGGTGACCCTGCTCGAGGGCCGCGGGATCAAGATCGACAAGAAGCTCGTCTTCCGCGGCATGGAGTACTTCTGGCAGAGCCACATCCCCGAGCCCATCAAGAACCAGAAGGTGAGCGTCTTCCTCGAGGTCAACAACGCCCAGACAAACGGCCTCGGCATGCCGCTGCCGCAGGGCGTGGTGCGGGTGTACAAGGCCGACAAGAGCGGCGCCAAGCAGTTTGTCGGAGAGGACCGGATCGATCACACGCCGCGCGACGAGAAGATCCGGGTGAAGATGGGCGAGGCGTTCGACGTGGTGGGCGAGCGCAAGCAGACCGACTTCGACGCGCTCGGGACGTGCGGGTCGGAGAGCGCGTGGGAGATCTCGCTGCGCAACCACAAGGACACGGCCGTCGAGGTCGAGGACTGGGAGCCGGTGAGCGGCGACTGGGAGATCGTGTCGGAGAGCCAGAAGAGCCGGAAAGAAGACGCGCACACGTTCGTGTACACGGCGAAGATCCCGGCGCGCGGCGCGGTGAAGATCAGCTATCGGGTGCGTGTGCGGTGGTGCTAG
- a CDS encoding DUF4139 domain-containing protein, producing MRRSPRTPALLPLLSLLSVVSCAEPAPPTFPDKGPVTSRSSGAAERASVAITVYNGGFGVVREVRDVKLAEGRVALELRDVSAGIRPETVHIRPLGDPNSFRVLEQNFRYDLLGPEKLLEKYVGRKVRVYRWNEAKGQDEAKEAEVLAVQNGVVLRIDNEITFGFPGRIAFPEVPANLVSRPTLVWLLASRAPRERIEVSYMSTGLGWEADYVLVVNEDDTRGDLQGWVTLSNTSGASYEDAQLKLVAGDVNRVRPEMTRDVTGGDAEMAPPPPPEPPQFREEGFFEYHLYTLQRPTTLLDKEQKQVSLLEGHDAAVKKKLVLRGFENLYRYDLGGGVPPKQKVGVYLEVENSEKNHLGIPLPRGVVRVYKADKSGAKQLIGEDRIDHTPRDEKITVKMGESFDLVGERKQTDFKTLGQCQSESAWEISVRNHKDRRERVEVEEPASGDWTIVESSLPAKKKDAHTFTFDVDVPARGETKVTYRVRVRWC from the coding sequence ATGAGGCGATCCCCGAGGACGCCGGCGCTCCTGCCGCTCCTATCGCTCTTGAGCGTGGTCTCGTGCGCCGAGCCCGCGCCGCCGACCTTCCCCGACAAAGGCCCGGTCACCTCCCGCTCGTCGGGCGCCGCCGAGCGCGCCTCCGTCGCGATCACCGTTTACAACGGCGGATTCGGCGTGGTGCGCGAGGTGCGCGACGTGAAGCTCGCCGAGGGGCGCGTGGCGCTCGAGCTGCGCGATGTCTCCGCCGGCATCCGGCCCGAGACCGTGCACATCCGCCCGCTCGGCGACCCGAACAGCTTCCGCGTGCTCGAGCAGAACTTCCGCTACGACCTGCTCGGCCCCGAGAAGCTGCTCGAGAAATACGTCGGTCGCAAGGTGCGCGTTTACCGCTGGAACGAGGCAAAAGGGCAGGACGAGGCCAAGGAGGCCGAGGTGCTCGCGGTCCAGAACGGCGTCGTGCTCCGGATCGACAACGAGATCACCTTCGGTTTCCCCGGACGAATCGCCTTTCCCGAGGTCCCGGCGAACCTGGTCTCGCGCCCCACGCTCGTGTGGCTCCTCGCGAGCCGTGCGCCGCGCGAGCGGATCGAGGTCTCGTACATGTCCACGGGGCTCGGCTGGGAAGCCGATTACGTGCTCGTGGTGAACGAGGACGACACGCGCGGCGATCTGCAGGGCTGGGTGACGCTGTCGAATACCTCGGGCGCGAGCTACGAGGACGCGCAGCTCAAGCTCGTGGCCGGCGACGTGAACCGGGTGCGGCCGGAGATGACGCGCGACGTGACGGGGGGGGACGCAGAGATGGCCCCGCCGCCGCCTCCGGAGCCGCCGCAGTTCCGCGAGGAGGGATTCTTCGAGTATCACCTCTACACCTTGCAGCGGCCGACCACGCTGCTCGACAAGGAGCAGAAGCAGGTGAGCCTGCTCGAGGGGCACGACGCGGCGGTGAAGAAGAAGCTCGTCCTGCGCGGCTTCGAGAATCTTTATCGTTATGACCTCGGTGGCGGGGTGCCGCCGAAGCAGAAGGTGGGCGTCTATCTCGAGGTCGAGAACTCCGAGAAAAACCACCTCGGCATCCCGCTGCCGCGCGGCGTGGTGCGGGTCTACAAGGCCGACAAGAGCGGCGCGAAGCAGCTCATCGGCGAGGATCGCATCGACCACACGCCGCGCGACGAGAAGATCACGGTCAAGATGGGCGAGAGCTTCGACCTGGTCGGCGAGCGCAAGCAGACCGATTTCAAGACGCTCGGCCAGTGTCAGAGCGAGAGCGCCTGGGAGATCTCGGTGCGCAACCACAAGGACCGGCGCGAGCGGGTCGAGGTGGAGGAGCCTGCGAGCGGGGACTGGACGATCGTCGAATCGAGCCTCCCGGCCAAGAAGAAGGACGCGCACACGTTCACGTTCGACGTGGATGTGCCCGCGCGCGGCGAGACGAAGGTGACGTACAGGGTGCGGGTTCGCTGGTGCTGA
- a CDS encoding M56 family metallopeptidase — protein MNTLVGWLGTYLIHSSVLLAGAWILDLALRDRPHWQELGWKVALVGGLFTATVQSAAGFAPWGGVLPLEGERATISMATAEPPPRVTEVVVHGSGGRGAVIVVSRGDEVAPVVAPPRRASSDKLARFMKKYSPVAVGLWAFGALALLGVLGRSWLSLRKRLEGRRRLEGDPIGDSLAALAAREPVMRAPLLSATEEVPVPMAFGLRRPEICLPERVTRELGIDAQESILAHELGHIARRDPAWQLLASIVCRAFFFQPLNWIAARRIAACAELLADDWAAQRTSRPLALAECLTKVARWVTSPLAGLPVPAMARGTSALRQRVERLVRGVGLAYSPRRPAWTGPVVGFVLIALTLIAPSACGVAEASGRPALTAATRKPGPTRPAMADADDDDDGDDDESICEDDRAHKDARRGPRHERRHRHHPPPPPPPRFTHMDADDDEDDEDDDSFAMGPGPIHIDMPDFDVKVDVNPQIDIDLSALEKNLEKSIPSPEQIEKQIQQAEEQAKRHGVDEETRKQIRRDLERARKEARQELEQAREELREHMRELRERLPEIRRQAAESARDRMREGRDAAREKIQRKHDEHMQKQQEKALRRAEKAREHAQSAREEAERAREGAEKANDDSDDDDDDN, from the coding sequence ATGAACACGCTCGTGGGATGGCTCGGTACGTACCTCATACATAGCTCGGTCCTCCTCGCGGGCGCGTGGATCCTGGACCTCGCGCTCCGGGATCGCCCCCATTGGCAGGAGCTCGGGTGGAAGGTCGCCCTCGTCGGCGGCCTCTTCACGGCCACCGTGCAATCGGCCGCCGGGTTCGCGCCGTGGGGCGGCGTGTTGCCGCTCGAGGGCGAGAGGGCGACCATTTCCATGGCCACGGCCGAGCCTCCGCCGCGGGTCACGGAGGTCGTCGTGCACGGATCCGGGGGCCGCGGGGCGGTCATCGTGGTGTCGCGAGGCGACGAGGTTGCTCCCGTCGTGGCGCCGCCGCGCCGCGCTTCTTCCGACAAACTCGCGCGGTTCATGAAAAAGTATTCGCCGGTCGCGGTGGGCCTGTGGGCCTTCGGGGCGCTCGCGCTCCTCGGCGTGCTCGGTCGCTCGTGGCTGTCCTTGCGCAAGCGGCTCGAGGGCCGGCGCAGGCTCGAGGGTGATCCCATTGGTGATTCGCTCGCCGCGCTCGCCGCGCGCGAGCCCGTGATGCGCGCGCCCTTGCTCAGCGCGACGGAGGAGGTTCCCGTGCCCATGGCGTTCGGCCTGCGTCGCCCCGAGATCTGCTTGCCCGAGCGCGTGACGCGCGAGCTCGGCATCGACGCGCAGGAGAGCATTCTCGCGCACGAGCTGGGGCATATCGCGCGGCGTGATCCGGCCTGGCAGCTGCTCGCGAGCATCGTTTGCCGCGCCTTCTTCTTCCAGCCCTTGAACTGGATCGCGGCGCGGCGGATTGCGGCCTGCGCGGAGCTGCTCGCGGACGATTGGGCCGCGCAGCGCACCTCGCGCCCGCTCGCCCTCGCCGAATGCCTGACCAAGGTGGCGCGCTGGGTGACCTCGCCCCTCGCCGGGCTTCCCGTGCCCGCGATGGCGCGGGGGACGAGCGCGCTCAGGCAGCGCGTCGAGCGGCTCGTGCGCGGCGTCGGTCTCGCGTACAGCCCGCGGCGCCCGGCGTGGACGGGGCCCGTCGTGGGATTCGTTTTGATTGCGCTCACCCTGATCGCCCCGAGCGCTTGCGGCGTGGCCGAGGCGAGCGGAAGGCCGGCGCTGACCGCCGCGACGCGAAAGCCCGGCCCGACGCGCCCGGCAATGGCCGACGCGGATGACGACGACGACGGCGACGACGACGAGAGCATCTGCGAGGACGATCGCGCCCACAAAGACGCCCGGCGCGGGCCGAGGCACGAGCGCAGGCATCGCCACCACCCGCCGCCGCCGCCGCCCCCGCGCTTTACGCACATGGATGCGGACGACGACGAGGACGACGAGGACGACGATTCGTTCGCGATGGGGCCGGGGCCCATTCACATCGACATGCCCGACTTCGATGTGAAGGTCGACGTGAACCCGCAGATCGATATCGACCTGTCCGCGCTCGAGAAGAACCTCGAGAAGTCGATCCCCTCGCCCGAGCAGATCGAGAAGCAGATCCAGCAGGCCGAGGAGCAGGCGAAGAGGCATGGGGTCGACGAGGAGACCCGCAAGCAGATCCGCAGGGATCTCGAGCGGGCGCGCAAGGAGGCCCGGCAGGAGCTCGAGCAGGCGCGCGAGGAGCTGCGCGAGCACATGCGCGAGCTGCGCGAGAGGCTGCCCGAGATCCGCAGGCAGGCGGCGGAGTCGGCGCGCGACCGGATGCGCGAGGGGCGTGACGCGGCGCGCGAGAAGATCCAGCGCAAGCACGATGAGCACATGCAGAAGCAGCAAGAAAAGGCGCTGAGGAGGGCCGAAAAGGCGCGCGAGCATGCCCAGAGTGCTCGCGAGGAGGCCGAGAGGGCCCGCGAGGGGGCCGAAAAGGCCAACGACGATTCCGACGACGACGACGACGATAACTAG
- a CDS encoding BlaI/MecI/CopY family transcriptional regulator, whose protein sequence is MQKTTYLGDLQLAIMRVLWDLGEATVTDVHQALLDERGLAPTTIATMLKKMEEKGVVTHRAEGRKFIYQPTISEDMVTRGMVSDLTERLFGGDPVALVSHLISRHEIRPDELSALEQMIADAKKKEGKR, encoded by the coding sequence ATGCAAAAGACCACGTATCTCGGCGATCTGCAGCTCGCGATCATGCGGGTTCTCTGGGATCTCGGGGAGGCCACGGTGACGGACGTGCACCAGGCCTTGCTGGACGAGCGCGGCCTCGCGCCCACCACCATCGCCACCATGCTCAAGAAGATGGAGGAGAAGGGCGTCGTCACCCACCGCGCCGAGGGGCGGAAATTCATTTATCAGCCCACGATCAGCGAGGATATGGTCACGCGCGGCATGGTTTCGGATTTGACCGAGCGACTCTTCGGGGGAGACCCCGTGGCGCTCGTATCGCATCTGATTTCCCGTCACGAGATTCGCCCGGACGAGCTGTCCGCGCTCGAGCAAATGATTGCCGATGCCAAGAAGAAGGAAGGGAAGCGATGA
- a CDS encoding nuclear transport factor 2 family protein, translating to MRSLRAFPLVVAFVVAGGCGGVAGGAPRAAEAPPVELHPEDVATIDGIINAYYDIVSGPAGEARPWARDRALYLSLPTFRFVSVVVKEGGAVEVSAMDHEQFAEWSDIHLVKEGFFEHEIHRTTQRVGNLVHVMSTYASRRTPDGPVTRQGVNSLDLVWDGKRWWIAASVWQDQAPDLPLPPEFLPPAK from the coding sequence ATGCGAAGTTTGCGAGCTTTCCCGCTCGTCGTCGCGTTTGTCGTGGCGGGTGGCTGCGGCGGCGTCGCGGGTGGCGCGCCGAGAGCGGCCGAGGCGCCCCCCGTCGAGCTTCATCCCGAGGATGTCGCGACGATCGACGGAATCATCAACGCTTATTACGACATCGTCTCGGGGCCGGCGGGCGAGGCGCGGCCGTGGGCGCGCGACCGGGCGCTCTATTTGAGCCTGCCCACGTTCCGGTTCGTCTCCGTCGTGGTGAAAGAGGGCGGCGCCGTCGAGGTGTCCGCCATGGACCACGAGCAGTTCGCCGAATGGTCCGACATCCACCTCGTGAAAGAGGGCTTTTTCGAGCACGAGATACACCGCACCACCCAGCGCGTGGGCAACCTCGTGCACGTGATGAGCACCTACGCGTCGCGCCGGACCCCGGACGGACCCGTCACCCGGCAGGGCGTCAACAGCCTCGACCTCGTCTGGGACGGCAAGCGCTGGTGGATCGCCGCCTCCGTTTGGCAAGACCAAGCCCCCGACCTCCCCCTCCCGCCCGAGTTCCTTCCCCCCGCCAAGTAG
- a CDS encoding carbohydrate-binding family 9-like protein, whose translation MHRLAGPAALLVVPLLALSACRSGGGEGEGSSVKQKAPAPTTDPRAAAKAEIKELEVHALSSGEAITIDGNLDEPAWGRAATTGRFVDVGSGASNPRIPVQGSVRLAWDERFLYVGFEVEDGTIRGGYPPDAKDPHLWERDTVEIMTDPDGDGDNKDYYEIQINPQNLVFDTQFDGYNSPNGGGRGPFGHEEWSAGLESAVKLRGTIDDDADKDEGYAVEAKIPWASFAKAKKSPPSPGDVWRMNFYAMQNNGGVAWSPILGMGNFHRASRFGRVRWAAAR comes from the coding sequence ATGCACCGACTCGCCGGCCCGGCCGCGCTGCTCGTCGTGCCGTTGCTCGCCCTCTCCGCTTGCAGGAGTGGCGGGGGCGAGGGCGAGGGGTCTTCTGTCAAACAGAAGGCCCCCGCGCCGACGACGGATCCGCGTGCGGCCGCGAAGGCCGAGATCAAGGAGCTCGAGGTGCACGCGCTGTCCTCGGGCGAGGCGATCACGATCGACGGCAACCTCGACGAGCCTGCGTGGGGCCGCGCGGCGACGACGGGGCGCTTCGTCGACGTGGGCTCGGGCGCATCGAACCCGCGCATTCCCGTGCAGGGCAGCGTGCGGCTCGCGTGGGACGAGCGCTTCCTTTACGTGGGCTTCGAGGTCGAGGACGGGACGATCCGCGGCGGTTATCCGCCCGACGCAAAGGATCCGCACCTCTGGGAGCGCGACACCGTCGAGATCATGACCGACCCCGACGGCGACGGCGACAACAAGGACTATTACGAGATCCAGATCAACCCGCAGAACCTCGTCTTCGACACGCAATTCGACGGCTACAACTCGCCCAATGGCGGCGGGCGCGGGCCGTTCGGGCACGAGGAGTGGAGCGCGGGCCTCGAGAGCGCGGTGAAGCTGCGTGGCACGATCGACGACGACGCGGACAAGGACGAGGGGTACGCCGTCGAGGCGAAGATCCCCTGGGCGTCGTTCGCGAAGGCGAAAAAGTCGCCGCCCTCGCCGGGGGATGTGTGGCGGATGAATTTCTACGCCATGCAGAACAACGGCGGCGTCGCCTGGTCGCCGATCCTCGGTATGGGTAATTTTCACCGCGCATCGAGGTTTGGCCGGGTACGCTGGGCCGCAGCGCGCTGA
- the ffh gene encoding signal recognition particle protein: MFDTLARGFRQARNRLAGLTELTESNIESALREVRLSLLEADVEIGVVKTFLSRVKASAVGRTLETKVKHEGETHQVSASDHFIKICHDELEEMMDHEGEAIAFASSGPTGIMMVGLQGSGKTTSCAKLARYLEKQGKKPLLVAADMQRPAAVEQLKVLGNQIKVPVFNIPNETPLAICAAAKAEAKKLGRDVIIYDTAGRLAIDERLMTELGDIKAKVAPENIYLVIDAMIGQDAVKTARSFNERLAISGVVLTKLDGDARGGAAVSVKEVTGAPILFTGIGETTDKFEEFRADGMASRILGMGDVVGLMQDFEQVVDQKKAEKDAARLLQGDFTLDDFLEQVRMIQKMGSLKDLVDKLPIGNMFPGGLPQDVNLDDRELVRIEAIIQSMTPFEKSDPYALIREPRRAERIAKGSGSKPEAVGELVQKFLFMKQMMSGLGQNLGMMGKIPGMKQLAQMKNMRQAMAGGMPGGFPGMPGGFPGMPGGMPGMPGFPGMGMPGFPGMGMPGMPGAGAEGPSMTKMRAMSASERNAKKAQRKRERDARKKSRK, encoded by the coding sequence ATGTTCGACACCCTTGCCCGAGGTTTTCGGCAGGCCCGTAACCGGCTCGCGGGGCTCACCGAGCTCACCGAGAGCAACATCGAGTCCGCGCTGCGCGAGGTGCGGCTGAGCTTGCTCGAAGCAGACGTCGAGATCGGCGTCGTGAAGACCTTCCTGAGCCGCGTGAAGGCGAGCGCCGTCGGTCGCACGCTCGAAACGAAGGTCAAGCACGAGGGCGAAACCCATCAGGTCTCGGCGAGCGATCACTTCATCAAGATCTGCCACGACGAGCTCGAGGAGATGATGGACCACGAGGGTGAGGCCATCGCCTTCGCCTCGAGCGGTCCGACGGGCATCATGATGGTGGGCCTGCAGGGCTCGGGTAAGACGACGAGCTGCGCGAAGCTCGCGCGCTACCTCGAGAAGCAGGGCAAGAAGCCGCTGCTCGTCGCTGCCGACATGCAGCGCCCGGCCGCCGTCGAGCAGCTCAAGGTGCTCGGCAACCAGATCAAGGTCCCGGTCTTCAACATCCCGAACGAGACGCCGCTCGCCATCTGCGCGGCCGCGAAGGCCGAGGCGAAGAAGCTCGGGCGCGACGTCATCATCTACGACACCGCGGGCCGGCTCGCGATCGACGAGCGGCTGATGACCGAGCTCGGCGACATCAAGGCGAAGGTCGCGCCGGAGAACATCTACCTGGTGATCGACGCGATGATCGGCCAGGACGCGGTGAAGACCGCGCGCTCGTTCAACGAGCGGCTCGCGATCAGCGGCGTCGTGCTCACCAAGCTCGACGGCGACGCGCGCGGCGGCGCGGCCGTCAGCGTCAAGGAGGTCACGGGCGCGCCCATCCTCTTCACCGGCATCGGCGAGACGACGGACAAGTTCGAGGAGTTCCGCGCCGACGGCATGGCGAGCCGCATCCTCGGCATGGGCGACGTCGTCGGCCTGATGCAGGACTTCGAGCAGGTCGTCGATCAGAAGAAGGCCGAGAAGGACGCGGCGCGGCTGCTCCAGGGCGACTTCACGCTCGACGACTTCCTCGAGCAGGTCCGCATGATCCAGAAGATGGGGTCGCTCAAGGACCTCGTCGACAAGCTGCCCATCGGCAACATGTTCCCGGGCGGGCTGCCGCAGGACGTGAACCTCGACGACCGCGAGCTGGTGCGCATCGAGGCGATCATCCAGTCGATGACGCCGTTCGAGAAGAGCGACCCCTACGCGCTCATCCGCGAGCCGCGGCGCGCCGAGCGCATCGCGAAGGGCTCGGGGAGCAAGCCCGAGGCGGTGGGCGAGCTGGTGCAGAAGTTCCTGTTCATGAAGCAGATGATGTCGGGCCTCGGCCAGAATCTCGGCATGATGGGCAAGATCCCCGGCATGAAGCAGCTCGCGCAGATGAAGAACATGCGCCAGGCGATGGCCGGCGGGATGCCTGGCGGCTTCCCGGGCATGCCTGGCGGTTTCCCGGGTATGCCTGGCGGAATGCCTGGGATGCCTGGCTTCCCCGGGATGGGCATGCCGGGCTTCCCTGGGATGGGCATGCCCGGGATGCCGGGCGCGGGCGCCGAGGGGCCGAGCATGACGAAGATGCGCGCGATGAGCGCGTCCGAGCGCAACGCGAAGAAGGCTCAGCGCAAGCGCGAGCGTGACGCGCGCAAGAAGTCGCGGAAGTAG
- the thiO gene encoding glycine oxidase ThiO produces the protein MTDVLVIGGGIIGCSAALALARRGARVTVLEQSMPGAGASNAAAGVLGTQMDALQDSPFFRLTRESLARYPAFTEELREVTGIDVGYRRTGITRAALGDDELAGVVRGAAWQREAGLGVEVLDREALRAVEPAVSQHAVGGVRFPDEARIDPPTLLLAVKIAAERAGVTFRTGTVVLRVAVREGRAWGVMLENGSIVEGDAVVLAAGSWSSLVGGVPLPADGVQPVRGQIVELLLPSPILRGPVLGRDMYLSPRDDGRVLVGSTREHVGFKPGVTAGAVRYLLDAALTLVPALADAGISRTWSGFRPATRDELPLLGKTPIEKLYAATGHFANGVILAPITAEILAAEISGSAPPVDITPFAATRALD, from the coding sequence ATGACGGATGTCCTGGTGATCGGTGGAGGGATCATCGGCTGCTCGGCGGCGCTCGCGCTCGCACGGCGGGGCGCGAGGGTGACGGTGCTCGAGCAGAGCATGCCCGGCGCGGGCGCCTCGAACGCAGCGGCCGGCGTGCTCGGCACGCAGATGGACGCGCTCCAGGACAGCCCCTTCTTTCGACTGACGCGCGAGAGCCTCGCGCGCTACCCGGCGTTCACTGAGGAGCTGCGCGAGGTGACGGGCATCGACGTCGGCTACCGTCGCACGGGCATCACGCGCGCCGCGCTCGGCGACGACGAGCTCGCGGGCGTCGTGCGCGGCGCAGCCTGGCAGCGCGAGGCGGGGCTCGGTGTGGAGGTGCTCGATCGGGAGGCGCTGCGCGCGGTCGAGCCTGCGGTCTCGCAGCACGCGGTGGGCGGCGTGCGCTTTCCGGACGAGGCGCGCATCGATCCGCCGACGCTCCTGCTCGCCGTGAAGATCGCGGCCGAGCGCGCTGGCGTCACGTTCCGCACGGGCACCGTGGTGCTCCGCGTGGCCGTGCGCGAGGGCCGCGCGTGGGGCGTGATGCTCGAGAACGGCTCGATCGTCGAGGGAGACGCGGTCGTGCTCGCGGCCGGAAGCTGGTCGTCGCTCGTCGGCGGCGTCCCTCTGCCTGCGGACGGCGTGCAGCCGGTGCGCGGACAGATCGTCGAGCTGCTCCTCCCCTCGCCCATCCTGCGTGGCCCCGTGCTCGGCCGCGACATGTACCTGTCGCCGCGCGACGATGGTCGCGTGCTCGTGGGCTCGACGCGCGAGCACGTCGGCTTCAAGCCGGGCGTGACGGCGGGCGCGGTGCGCTATCTGCTCGACGCGGCCCTCACGCTCGTGCCCGCGCTCGCGGACGCGGGGATCAGCCGCACCTGGTCGGGCTTCCGACCCGCCACGCGCGACGAGCTTCCGTTGCTCGGAAAGACCCCGATCGAAAAGCTCTACGCGGCGACGGGGCACTTCGCGAACGGCGTGATCCTCGCGCCCATCACCGCCGAGATCCTCGCCGCGGAGATCAGCGGAAGCGCGCCGCCCGTCGACATCACGCCCTTCGCCGCGACGCGCGCGCTCGACTAG